A genomic region of Pelodiscus sinensis isolate JC-2024 chromosome 1, ASM4963464v1, whole genome shotgun sequence contains the following coding sequences:
- the LOC142828470 gene encoding uncharacterized protein LOC142828470, which yields MSQPSEGSQPSTAPHDQPGGSREPARGRKRRAPAWSSAEIVDLIEVWGEASNVHDLRTSHRNAAVYGRMAASLAARGHQRSREQVRCKIKDLRQSYSRACLPGADPEACPHFHALDRILGPHAVPAPRDVIDPGAEGPLLDTEEEEEGSESQEPAASLPRTRDPRGTPQSRSPASSEAGEASTSAAPGTAGRTTPPAAAARARASRTARNQEDYQRRHLRFLDRQLRLQDHWVQEDLRLRQRSLEALEEQGRALRGHLQSLLDRFPFPPPPAPPLAPPLAPPAPPLAPPLAPPAPPLAPPLAPPAPPAPPASAPASSTPPVLSAPPSTTIPHRRPRTRSVARRERHPDSHP from the exons atgagccagccatccgagggctcccagccctccactgctccccacgaccagcctggcggctcccgggagcctgcccgggggcgcaaaaggcgggcgcccgcctggtcaagtgcggagatcgtggacctcatcgaggtttggggggaagcctcaaatgtccacgatctccgcactagccaccggaacgcggccgtctacggacgcatggctgccagcctggccgccaggggccaccagcgcagccgggagcaggtgcgctgcaagattaaagacttgcggcagtcctactcccgggcctgcctgccaggggctgacccggaggcctgcccccacttccatgccctggaccgcatcctggggcctcatgccgtccctgccccccgggacgtgattgaccccggggcagagggaccgctcctggacaccgaggaggaggaagagggctctgagagccaggagcctgctgccagccttcccaggacccgggacccccgaggcaccccacagagccgctcgcctgcatcatcagaggccggggaggcgtccacct ctgcagcaccggggactgcagggcgcaccaccccgcctgcagcagccgcccgcgcccgggcaagcaggacagccaggaaccaggaggactaccagaggcggcatctccggttcctggaccgacagctccgtctccaggaccactgggtccaggaggacctcaggctgcgccagaggagtctggaggccctggaggagcagggccgtgccctgcgaggccacctccagagcctgctagaccgcttcccatttcctcctccccctgctccccctcttgctccccctcttgctccccctgctccccctcttgctccccctcttgctccccctgctccccctcttgctccccctcttgctccccctgctcctcctgctcctcctgcttccgctcctgcttcctccacaccccctgtcctctctgcccccccctccacaaccattccccaccgacgcccccggacccgcagtgtggcgagacgggagaggcacccagactcccacccctga